DNA sequence from the Paenibacillus azoreducens genome:
CCATGGAACCTGATTGCGCCGCTGCTGGTCATTCATTTGATTTTGGCTGTGGTCGGGCTCATATCTTTATATAAAGCGGAATCGACGCGCGGCCCGAAATGGATGTGGGTCATTGTGATCTTGCTCGGTAATCTGATCGGCACCGTTGCTTATTTTGTCGTAGGGAGGAAGGAAACATCATGACGCAGCCGCTGCTTCAGATCGAAGGATTAACCAAACGCTTCAAAGACCGGACGGTCGTAGACGGGATTTCGTTTCAAATTCAGGAAGGCAGCTGCGCAGCCCTGCTCGGTCCCAACGGTGCTGGCAAGACGACTACGATCAGCATGCTTGCGGGACTGCTGCAGCCGACAGCAGGTTCGATCCGTCTGAACCATCGCGGCGTCCCGGTTTCGGACCGCAGGCCGTATATTGGCTATTTACCGCAAATGCCCGTTTTTTATCCGTGGATGACCGGAAAGGAATTTCTGCGTTATGCCGGAGAGATTGCCGGACTTACAGGAAGGGAGGCTGCGCTGAAGACGGAAGAGTGGCTTGAAGCCGTAGGGCTTAAGGATGCAGGCAGACGGAAAATCGGCGGTTATTCGGGAGGAATGAAGCAGCGCCTTGGGCTGGCCCAGGCATTGATTCACAGTCCGAAGCTGCTTATCCTGGATGAGCCGGTTTCGGCGCTCGATCCCGTGGGGCGCAAAGACGTCCTGAATCTGCTGCAGCGGATCCGCAGCAAAACGACGGTGCTGTTCTCTACCCATGTGCTGCATGATGCCGAAGAGGTTTGTGATGAAATTCTCATGATTCAAAACGGACGCATCGTATTACAGGGGAACCTTGATAGGATCCGCCTTGAATACAGCGAACCGGTAATCCGGATTGAGGTCGGATCGGATGCGGGTTCCCGGGATTGGCTCGTTTCGGCCTCCAAGAACGCTTTTGTTAGCCGGGTGGAGATGGGGAAAACATGGGCTAAATTGACGGTAAAGGACGTTGAGGAAGCCTCCATTCTTTTGATGGCGGATGCGGCTGCGCGGCGGGTTTTGATCCGTAAATTCGAAGCGGGGCAGAGCACTCTCGAGGATTTGTTCCTTAAGGTGGTGAATGTATGAGACAATTTGCGTTATTTTTCAGGAAAGAAATGCTGGAGATGTGGCGGAGCTATAAATGGTTGTGGGTGCCGATCGTCTTTTTGATGCTTGGCGTGATGCAGCCGGTGGTAACCCGCTTTATGCCGGAGATTTTGAAGTCTTCGGGCAGTTTGCCCCAAGGTATGATGATTAAGTTCGAAACCCCGTCAGGAGCTGAGGTTCTAGCCCAGACGCTTGGCCAATACAATTCCGTCGGGCTGTTGATTCTTGTGTTGTCTTTGATGACATTGATCTCTGCTGAACGCCGGAGCGGCGTCGCGGCCATCATTTTTTCCAAGCCGGTCTCATTTATTTCTTATGCCGCCGCCAAATGGGTTAGCATGCTGTCGCTGGTCACGGTATCTTTCGGGCTGGGATATGCCGGGGCCTGGTATTATACCGTGCAGATGATCGGCACAGTGGATGCCGCGGCTGCCGTTAAAGCCGGTCTTCTTTATCTTGTATGGATGTGGTTTGCGGGGGCTGTTACCTTATTTGTCGGCTCGTTTTTAAACCCTGCGGCAGGGATCGCTTTTGTAAGCCTGGGGGTACTGCTTCTGCTGCCGATGGTTACAGGCATGTTTCCGCATGATATGGCTTGGAGTCCCGGCACGCTGCCGCAAGTTTCCGCAGCATGGCTGCAGCAGGGAAATGCGGATATAGGGTCACCGCTGTTGATCAGTATGCTGTGCATGATCTGTTTTTTCATCGGAACTGTCTATCAGGCAAGACGCAGACCCTCCTGAGAAGGACCCTTGATTTGCCAGCAGGCGAATATTGTAATAATATGGAACCAAGCAAATAAGCATCTCTGACGGGTATTCCTCCTTACGATATGTGACTTCAATTCAATTTTACGCTACCTGGCGATGAGGAGTATATATCCGGTTTTGACTCGGAATTGATGGGAAATCTATTTTGGAGGAATGAACGGTTTGGAAAAAAAGAACAGTGTTTTATTGCTTGCGCTAAATGGTATCATGTTGGTCGTTATTATTTGTTTGGTCATCCTAATGGTAAAACCGATGTCGGAAAAGGAAACCCGCATTTCGGGGAGCCTGACTACAGTGGTACCGGGAATCGATGCGCTAAACAGCCAAAACCAGCCAGTCGTTCGCAATAAATCCGGGGAGCAGGTCGTTTCGCTTGGAGGCAACCGTTTCGCGGTCATTGACAATAACCCTGACTCGGATACGCATGGCAATGTGCTTGTCTACGAATACGATGAGAAGTCCGGCAAGCTGAATTTCCTGACTTCCGACAATTTTATCATGCGCATGCATCAAAGAACGGAGTAAAATGGTGAAGTCGGGAGGCCGACGATCCGCGCAGCAGCTTTACGGCTATAATGACAACAAGGGAGGTAATCACGATGTATAAAGTAGTGTTGGTAAGGCATGGGGAAAGCTTATGGAATCAGGAAAACCGGTTTACGGGCTGGACGGACGTCGATTTGACGGAAAAAGGCGTTCAAGAAGCCATCAAGGCGGGTGAACTGCTGAAGCAGGTCCCGTACGAAATCGATGTTGCGTTTACATCTGTCCTGAAAAGAGCGATCAAAACGCTTCACCACATACTCGACGTCAATGATCTTCTCTGGATCCCGATCTATAAACATTGGAAGCTGAACGAACGCCACTACGGCGCGCTGCAAGGACTAAACAAGCAGGAAACCGCAGACAAGTACGGGGCGGAGCAGGTTAAAATCTGGCGCAGAAGTTATGACGTGCCGCCGCTGCAAATTACGGCCGATGATGAACGGTATCCGCAAAAGGATAAACGGTACGGACAGCTGACCGAGCAGGAAATTCCGCTTGGGGAAAGCCTTAAGGATACGATTGCCCGCGTTGTTCCGTATTGGGAAGCGGAGATCGTGCCGCAGATCAAGGCAGGCAAAAAGGTGCTTGTCGTGGCCCATGGCAATAGTCTGCGCGCGCTCATGAAGGTGCTCGAAAACATCAGCGATGAAGATATCATTGACTTGAATATTCCTACGGCCGTGCCGATTATGTACGAGCTGGATGAAAATATGACACCGCTGCGGCGCGAATTTCTCGG
Encoded proteins:
- a CDS encoding PLD nuclease N-terminal domain-containing protein, with the translated sequence MHTEIPWNLIAPLLVIHLILAVVGLISLYKAESTRGPKWMWVIVILLGNLIGTVAYFVVGRKETS
- a CDS encoding ABC transporter ATP-binding protein; the protein is MTQPLLQIEGLTKRFKDRTVVDGISFQIQEGSCAALLGPNGAGKTTTISMLAGLLQPTAGSIRLNHRGVPVSDRRPYIGYLPQMPVFYPWMTGKEFLRYAGEIAGLTGREAALKTEEWLEAVGLKDAGRRKIGGYSGGMKQRLGLAQALIHSPKLLILDEPVSALDPVGRKDVLNLLQRIRSKTTVLFSTHVLHDAEEVCDEILMIQNGRIVLQGNLDRIRLEYSEPVIRIEVGSDAGSRDWLVSASKNAFVSRVEMGKTWAKLTVKDVEEASILLMADAAARRVLIRKFEAGQSTLEDLFLKVVNV
- the gpmA gene encoding 2,3-diphosphoglycerate-dependent phosphoglycerate mutase, producing MYKVVLVRHGESLWNQENRFTGWTDVDLTEKGVQEAIKAGELLKQVPYEIDVAFTSVLKRAIKTLHHILDVNDLLWIPIYKHWKLNERHYGALQGLNKQETADKYGAEQVKIWRRSYDVPPLQITADDERYPQKDKRYGQLTEQEIPLGESLKDTIARVVPYWEAEIVPQIKAGKKVLVVAHGNSLRALMKVLENISDEDIIDLNIPTAVPIMYELDENMTPLRREFLGDRKGVQEKIDVVANPSKIME